A window of Fodinibius salinus contains these coding sequences:
- a CDS encoding STAS/SEC14 domain-containing protein — MIEVNDHTDDDILAIKASGKLSKEDLDHLEPALNKFTTASDDPHLIMILEDFEGWQDTAALWKDLQLDVEYIGYFDRIAVVGEKKWQKWGTKLVDPITKEEMQFFSIDQAGNAREWLKQNHN; from the coding sequence ATGATTGAAGTGAATGATCATACTGATGACGATATTCTTGCCATCAAAGCATCCGGGAAACTTTCGAAAGAAGACTTGGATCACCTCGAACCGGCTTTAAACAAGTTTACAACTGCATCTGATGATCCCCATTTAATTATGATACTTGAAGATTTTGAGGGGTGGCAGGATACCGCAGCGCTTTGGAAAGATCTGCAGCTTGATGTCGAATACATCGGATATTTTGATCGAATTGCTGTAGTTGGAGAAAAGAAGTGGCAAAAATGGGGTACTAAGCTCGTCGACCCTATTACCAAAGAAGAGATGCAATTTTTTTCTATTGACCAAGCCGGGAACGCAAGGGAATGGCTCAAACAAAATCATAACTGA
- a CDS encoding class I SAM-dependent methyltransferase, with protein sequence MEKQIFSLDEIQEIYGNSLATNYDLSLLLLRMLGLRVKTYREKAIQSLKLKSGDTIVDLGCGTGLNFPLLSKQIGRKGTIIGVDLSESMLQQAENRIQNLGLDNVKLVQADMSEYNIPSDSDGVLSTLAISMSPDYDRIIKRAAHRLQAGKRMAIFELKRPKKWPEWLVKAMINLLQSYGVRYEHTKQTPWVSMQKDFQKFYMQEFYFGAVYVAAGVV encoded by the coding sequence ATGGAAAAGCAGATTTTTAGCCTGGATGAAATCCAAGAAATCTATGGCAATAGTTTGGCCACAAATTATGACCTTTCCCTTTTGTTATTGCGTATGTTGGGCCTCAGGGTTAAAACTTATCGGGAAAAAGCTATTCAAAGCCTCAAACTTAAATCGGGCGACACCATAGTTGATCTGGGATGCGGGACGGGACTCAATTTTCCGTTACTCAGCAAGCAAATTGGAAGGAAAGGCACTATTATTGGAGTAGATCTATCTGAATCAATGCTACAGCAGGCAGAGAATCGAATACAAAACTTAGGATTGGATAATGTTAAGTTGGTACAGGCTGATATGTCTGAGTATAATATCCCTTCTGATTCTGATGGCGTTTTATCAACATTGGCGATATCTATGTCACCGGATTATGATCGCATAATTAAACGGGCGGCTCATAGATTACAAGCAGGGAAACGAATGGCTATTTTCGAGTTAAAACGGCCCAAGAAATGGCCTGAATGGTTGGTTAAAGCTATGATCAATCTCTTACAATCTTATGGAGTCCGCTACGAACATACCAAACAAACGCCCTGGGTATCTATGCAAAAAGATTTTCAGAAGTTCTATATGCAAGAATTTTATTTTGGAGCAGTATATGTGGCTGCTGGTGTAGTTTAA
- a CDS encoding heavy metal translocating P-type ATPase, whose amino-acid sequence MMTFFKKYKEAVASALFLAAALIVEHGFSFAGQAYVYLPLYGLSYITVGGPVWIKAFKSIKNGTIFSEFMLMGIATVGAFAIGEYAEGVAVMLFYMVGEYAQGNAVQRAKQSIKTLIDQQPDTATVEHKGTTKNVHPSEVGIGEIIQVKPGEKVPLDGKLLTETASFNTAALTGESKPMSRDLGDEVWAGSINQDRPVRIKVTSGYEDTKLSNILTMVQEATKRKAPTQRFMTKFASIYTPIVVWLAVALTLVPYLVVENYVFQDWFYRALIFLVVSCPCGLVISIPLGYFGGIGAASRNGILFKGSDFLDQLRKMETLYMDKTGTMTEGNFEVRKIHPVNGYSQDELLALAASLEQDSTHPIAKAILNRINGQPLHTVENQQEISGKGLKGTINGKTIVVGNSDLIEQQGINISSSDFNDPYTYVHVAEDGTHVGTISIADQIKEDSKQAIGDLRKHGVNEIVMLSGDNQEVVDHVSRKLSLDRAYGGLLPDEKYHHVKQALKPSQTIGFIGDGINDAPVITLADVGIAMGGIGSDATIETADIVIQTDQPSKIPLAIDIANFTHRVVWQNIGFALGIKILVMVLAVVGIATMWEAIFADVGVALIAIANAIRIQKSYSNASFSLRKTNKTHHSEESDSVLTDCC is encoded by the coding sequence ATGATGACATTCTTTAAAAAATATAAAGAAGCCGTAGCCAGTGCACTATTTTTAGCTGCAGCACTAATTGTTGAACACGGATTTTCATTTGCCGGTCAGGCCTATGTGTATTTACCACTATATGGACTTTCATATATAACTGTCGGCGGACCGGTCTGGATAAAAGCGTTCAAATCGATTAAAAACGGCACCATATTCAGCGAATTTATGCTAATGGGTATTGCCACCGTCGGTGCTTTTGCCATTGGCGAATACGCCGAGGGCGTAGCCGTAATGCTCTTCTATATGGTGGGCGAATATGCCCAAGGGAATGCCGTTCAACGAGCAAAACAATCCATCAAAACGCTAATAGATCAACAGCCGGATACGGCCACAGTAGAGCATAAGGGGACAACAAAAAACGTCCACCCCTCCGAGGTGGGGATAGGCGAAATAATCCAGGTAAAACCAGGTGAAAAAGTCCCGCTGGATGGAAAACTTCTTACCGAAACAGCCTCTTTTAATACAGCAGCCTTGACCGGTGAGTCAAAACCCATGAGCCGGGATTTAGGCGACGAAGTTTGGGCCGGTTCTATTAATCAGGACCGACCTGTTCGCATTAAAGTGACTAGTGGATATGAGGATACCAAGCTATCTAACATTTTAACGATGGTGCAGGAAGCCACCAAGCGAAAAGCCCCGACACAACGGTTTATGACAAAGTTTGCCAGCATTTACACCCCTATTGTCGTTTGGCTGGCAGTAGCACTTACGCTCGTCCCCTATCTTGTGGTTGAAAACTACGTCTTTCAGGACTGGTTTTATCGCGCTCTTATTTTTCTTGTTGTCTCTTGTCCATGCGGGTTAGTCATTTCTATACCCCTTGGTTATTTCGGCGGGATCGGAGCAGCCTCCCGCAACGGTATTCTGTTCAAAGGTTCAGATTTCCTTGACCAACTACGAAAAATGGAAACACTGTACATGGACAAAACGGGCACTATGACAGAGGGTAATTTTGAGGTACGGAAAATCCATCCTGTTAATGGATATAGCCAGGATGAACTGCTTGCCTTGGCTGCTTCCCTCGAACAAGACTCCACCCATCCGATAGCAAAAGCAATCCTCAACCGTATCAATGGACAACCGTTACATACCGTAGAAAATCAGCAGGAAATTTCTGGCAAAGGATTGAAGGGAACTATTAACGGAAAAACAATTGTCGTCGGAAATAGTGACTTGATAGAACAGCAGGGTATTAATATTTCATCAAGCGACTTTAATGACCCTTACACCTATGTGCATGTAGCGGAGGATGGAACCCATGTTGGTACCATTAGCATTGCGGATCAAATTAAAGAGGACAGTAAGCAGGCTATAGGTGATCTTCGAAAACATGGGGTCAACGAAATAGTGATGCTTTCCGGAGATAACCAAGAGGTCGTTGATCATGTATCCCGAAAGTTAAGCTTGGACAGAGCGTATGGAGGCCTTCTGCCTGATGAAAAATATCATCACGTTAAACAAGCGCTAAAACCATCCCAAACAATAGGATTTATTGGAGATGGTATTAATGATGCTCCAGTTATTACACTGGCCGATGTCGGGATTGCCATGGGCGGCATCGGTTCGGATGCTACCATTGAAACAGCAGATATAGTTATTCAAACCGACCAGCCCTCCAAAATACCGTTGGCTATTGACATTGCTAACTTTACGCATCGTGTAGTATGGCAAAATATCGGCTTTGCGCTGGGAATTAAGATACTGGTTATGGTTCTGGCCGTTGTTGGTATAGCCACTATGTGGGAGGCTATTTTTGCGGATGTCGGAGTAGCTCTTATCGCCATTGCCAATGCCATCAGAATTCAAAAAAGCTATTCCAACGCGTCATTTAGCCTCCGCAAAACAAATAAAACTCACCATTCTGAAGAAAGCGACTCGGTACTTACAGACTGTTGCTAG